The nucleotide window ACCGGAAATATTTGATCGACTACCTCCACCACAAGTCCCACCTGAAAAATGGAGAGCGCCCGATAGTGAAAAATCGGATCACGACGGGCGCCTTTTTCAACACGGAGGTTGTCGCCGCATGAATTTGCCAGCCAAACAAGGAGAAAATGGAAGATGAATGTTAAACACCAACTGCTGGCACTCTGCGCCACTGCCGGATTCCTGTTGAATCCGGTCTTGAATGCCGACACAACAACAGAACCAACACCGAAGGAAATCCTGTCCCAACCGACATGGAAGCTGGGTGAACCCATCCAATTCATGGACGGGAAGCTGGTTTTTGATGCACAGGAACGGCTGCGCATGGAAATGCGCAACAATACCTTCGACTTCAACGACAGCATGAAGTCCCCGCAGGACGATACATTCCTGCTGCAGAGGGTCCGCCTCGGCATACTGTACAAGCCCGCCGAATGGTTGAAGTTCTATGCCTCAGGCCAGGACTCTCGCGAGGTGTTCTCGAACCGCCCCAATACGCCCTTTGTGCTGGGATCGGAAGGCGACAACACTTTTAACCTTCGGGAAGGCAATGTGGAGATTGGCAATCTGCAAAACTTCCCGCTGAGCGCCAAGATCGGGCGCCAGGTTTTGAGTTATGGTGACGAACGGTTGATCGGCGGATTTGACTGGAACAATTTCGGGCGCACATTTGACGCGGCAAAAATCACCGTACAAGCCACCCAGAAACTTTCGATCGATATCTTTGCGGCCAGTGTTGTGGAGATGGAAGGGTATCAGCCGCTTCAAGGCGATCATACCTGGCAGTTCAATAACTCCGACCCGAGCCACGACAAGCTTATCGGTGTCTATGCCACCGATAAAAACGGCTTGGTCAGCTTCCAGCAGACCGAGGCCTACTTCCTCTACCGTGGGAAGGATGGCAACGATCCGAATTACAAGCTGACTCCCTCGGCCGCTGACAACTTCTCCTATGACGTTGATCAGGAAGTTTATTGCGTCGGAGGCCGCGTCAAATCCACTTCACCGGGACATTTGAAGGGCTTCGATTACGAAGGCGATTTTGCCTACGAGTTTGGTACCGGCGGGCTGCCGGCCACCGGTAAAGGCGGGCGCGGCCTGGAAAATGGCCTGACTTTGAGTGCATTCGCGGCGCATGCAGCCGCAGGCTACAACTGGGAACTGGCGCCTTGGACGCCGCGTCTGGGGCTCGATTATGCCGTGGCCTCGGGTGACAGTAATCCCAACGATGGGAAAAGCGAGTCCTTCATGAATCTGTTCCCGACGAACCATAAGTTTTACGGCTACATGGACACGTTTGCCTGGAAGAACATGCATGACCCATCCATCAACCTGACCCTCAAGCCGAACAGCAAAATCACGCTGCGCCTGGAGCAGCATGTCTTCTTCCTCTACACGAACGAGGATGCCTGGTATCGCGCCAACGCGGTAACCACGGTTCGGACCTTGAATGCCGCCGCACGCAATGCCAGCACCTATGTCGGACAGGAAAGCGATGTGACTGCCACGTATGCCTATTCGAAGTGGTTGAATTTCCTGGTCGGCTACAGCCATTTCTGGGCGGGAGATTATGTCCGTCAGACCAGCCCTACGCGAGCGCAGGATGACGCGGAATTCCTCTACGTTCAAACAACCTTGAAATTCTGAAAATGCATGGGCGCTATTCCTTTTATTCCTGAAAATGCGCCCTTTACGCCGGAGCAACGGGCCTGGTTAAACGGGTTTCTGGCTGCCTGGCTGGCAGTGCCGGAAACTGGCCCGGTAAGTGCCGGGCCACCCGCTGCTTCCGGCGTATCTCTGCTCGTCCTCTACGGCAGCCAAAGCGGAAATGCCGAAGCGCTGGCAAAAAAAATAGGGAAGCTGGCGCGCGCGCGCCAGTATAACGCGCGCGTTGCTTCCATGGAATCCGCCTCGCCTGCGGACCTCGCCACGGAACAACAGGTGCTGGTTGTCACCAGCACCTGGGGTGAGGGGGAAATGCCTGACAATGCAAAGGCCTTCTGGCACGGCCTGAGCAACGGCTCTTCTCCCAACCTTCAAAATGTGCGCTATGCCGTCCTGGCCCTGGGCGATAAAAACTATGGCGATACGTTTTGCCTCGCGGGCCGCCAATTCGACGAACGCCTTGAAAAACTGGGCGCCTCCCGCATCCATCCCCGCATCGACTGCGATGTCGATTTTGAAAACCCCGCTGAAACGTGGATCAACGAGGTTTTGGCAAAGTTTGAAAATGCCGCAGGCTCACCCGCGATCGAAATCTCCAATGGAATGGCTGAAGTTGAAAATGTAAACGCGGAAACTTCTATTGGCAGGAAAAATTCATTCTCCGCCCCATTGCTGGCCAATCTGAAGCTCAACGCCGAAGGCTCGGCCAAGGATGTCCGCCATATTGAATTCTCCCTCGAAAACTCCGGCCTGTATTATGAAGTGGGCGATGCCCTGGGCGTCTATCCGGTCAATTGCCCCGATTTTGTCTCTGAAATTCTCGACACGGCAGGGCTCAACGGCGAGGAAGAAATTGAGTTGGAAAACATGGGACGTATCTCCCTCCACACGGCATTGCTGGAACATCTGGAACTCCGCCCATTTTTAAGCGCGTTGCCTTCCGCCAAAACCACGGCTGCCGTGCTTGTCGAAAAACTGCGTCCGTTGCAACCGCGCCTCTATTCCATTTCATCCAGTCCCAAAGCTCATCCAGGACAGGTACATTTGACCGTCGGAGCTGTCCGTTTTGAACAGGAAGGCAAATCCCGCAAAGGCGCCTGCTCCACATTTTTGGCAGACCGTCTGCCCGTTGGAAACAGCGCCCGCGTCTTTGTGCAAACCTCACACGGATTTCGCCTGCCAGCGGATGGAAACATTCCCGTCATCATGGTCGGTCCCGGTACCGGCATCGCACCTTTCCGCGCCTTTCTCGAAGAACGGAGCGCCACAGGCGCCACAGGCAAAAACTGGCTGTTCTTCGGCGATCAAAAATCCGCCACCGATTTTCTCTACCGTGAGCAACTCGAAGGCCATGTCAAGAGTGGTTACCTCCACCGACTCGATATTGCGTTCTCGCGCGATCAAGCCGATAAAATTTATGTCCAGGACCGCATGCGTGAGCGCGCCAGGGAACTTTGGGACTGGCTTCAACAAGGCGCCCATTTCTACGTCTGTGGCGACGCCAAACGAATGGCAAAGGATGTGGATTCCATGCTCTGTCAAATCGCCCGCGAACAGGGCGGGCTCAGCGAGGAAAATGCAACGGATTTTATCGCAGTGCTGAAAAAGGAAAAACGCTACCAACGGGATGTTTATTGAGATGAACTCGTTCTCAATCTCCAACTCTCACTCAATCTCCCGCCTTTCGCCGTATTGCAGCGAATCCTCCCGCACACGCGTTGCATTCCACTGGATCAACCCGACCAACATAGCCGCAATATCACAAAGCATCTTTTTCCCGGACTCCACTCGTTCCATGTGCGCCAAGCGTTTTGCCACCAAAACATCCAGACAGGCGGAACATTCCGTGGCGGAACCTGCTGCAATCTGTAAAAACCGCCCCCTGTCTCGCGATGACCACTTCCCATTTCCTTCTGCAATATTCAAAACCACACTGGTTGAAGCTCTGTCCAATTGGTCTTTAACAGCAGCCTTGCCTTCAACCTCTGTCATCAAATCCGCGACCCAGGCAATAAAGTCAAGCGCCTTCCGGTATACTTCCAATTTTTCATGGTCCATGGGCCTGCTCATTAAATTTGAGAGTTAGAGATGGAGTAGGAGTTAGACAAGAAAAATGAAACCCACCCTGCCATCCCTTCAATCTCAGGAGTTTTCTCCCGACCAAAAGCATTATCTCGAAGGATTCTTCGCGGGGATCAAAGCCCGCGGAATGGCATTTGCCGATCTGGCTCCGGCCACGATCACCGAAACTCAGGACGCGGATCTCACCAGGGAAGAACGGATCAAGCGCGAACTGCATCCGTTTGACGCCTATTCCCAGTTGGTGGAAGACGCAACATTCAACAAAGCTCCAGACGCCGAAAGCGTGTTCCGCTACAAATGGAACGGCCTCTTCTGGCTCAACCCGGTCAAGGACGGTTATATGTGCCGCCTTCGCATTCCCGGCGGGCAGTTGAAGGCGCACCAACTCCGCGAAGTGGCCGACATCGCTGATGACCTCACAACAGGGTATATCCAAATTACCACGCGCAGCAATTTCCAGATCCGCATGATTGAGCCCAAAAATTGTCCGGAAGTTCTCCGCCGCATCCAGTCCTGCGGCCTTCACACCCGAGGGGCCGGCGCCGACAATATCCGCAACATCACCGCGACTCCCACAGCCGGTCTCGACCCGTATGAGCTCATCGATGTCTCACCGCATGTTCATGACCTTGCTCAGACAATCATTTCCACCCGTGAGTTTTACGATTTGCCCCGCAAATTTAATGTCGCGATTGACGGAGGTGGCCTCATCAGCTCGGTCGAAGACACCAACGACATCGGCGCCACAGCCGTCCGCATCGGAGCCAACGATCTGGGCCTCAAGCCCGGTGTTTGGTTTCGCATCGCGTTGGGTGGCGTCACCGGCCATCAAACCTTTGCGCGCGACTGGGGTGTTGTGGTTGAACCCCGGCAACTGCTCAAGGTCATGCTGGCCCTGATGCGCGTCTTTATCCGCGATGGCGACCGCACGAATCGGAAAAAAGCCCGCCTCAAGTATCTTGTCGAAAAGCGCGGCCTCAACGGCCTGCTCGACGATTGCGAGCAACTGTTGGGATCCAAACTGTCCCGACTGCCCGTGGACGCGGCCTGCCAGACAAAAGCGGACCGTCCGCCCCACCCGCATCCGCATGTCGGCGTTTATCCGCAGAAACAGGAGGGCCTGTATTACATCGGAGCTTCCGTTCCTGTCGGCCAACTCACTTCCAAACAAGTGCGCCAGATTGCCGAAATCGCAGAAAGCTACGGCTCCGGCGATGTGCGTCTCACGGTCTGGCAAAATTTTCTCCTGCCGAACATCCCCCAAGCCTATGTTGATACCGTTTGCAAACGCCTCAGGAAACTCGGCTTCGACACCGTGCAATCCCATCTTCGCAGCGGGTTCGTCGCCTGTACCGGCAACCGATTTTGCAAATATTCCGCCACTGACACCAAAGCGCACGCCATTGAGTTGATGGATTATCTCGATAAAAAAATCAAGCTGGACCAGCCGGTCAACATTCACTTTACAGGTTGTCCGCATTCCTGCGCGCAACATTACATGGGCGATATTGGATTGCTGGGCGCCAAGGTCAAAAACAGAAGCGGCGAAACCGTGGAGGGTTACCATGTCTGCCTCGGAGGAGGGTTTGGCGCCAATCAAAAAATCGGACGCCAGATTTTTACCGGCATTCCTTTTGACGAACTCAAGGACCTGATCGAAAAAATCCTGCGCGTCTGGCTTTCCCAACGGCTGGAGGCCGAATCCTTCCAGGCCTTCTGCAATCGGCATGACATCGGCAAGCTCCAGGAACTTTTTACCAACACATGATGACAACCCAACTTCAA belongs to Candidatus Methylacidiphilales bacterium and includes:
- a CDS encoding alginate export family protein, which translates into the protein MNVKHQLLALCATAGFLLNPVLNADTTTEPTPKEILSQPTWKLGEPIQFMDGKLVFDAQERLRMEMRNNTFDFNDSMKSPQDDTFLLQRVRLGILYKPAEWLKFYASGQDSREVFSNRPNTPFVLGSEGDNTFNLREGNVEIGNLQNFPLSAKIGRQVLSYGDERLIGGFDWNNFGRTFDAAKITVQATQKLSIDIFAASVVEMEGYQPLQGDHTWQFNNSDPSHDKLIGVYATDKNGLVSFQQTEAYFLYRGKDGNDPNYKLTPSAADNFSYDVDQEVYCVGGRVKSTSPGHLKGFDYEGDFAYEFGTGGLPATGKGGRGLENGLTLSAFAAHAAAGYNWELAPWTPRLGLDYAVASGDSNPNDGKSESFMNLFPTNHKFYGYMDTFAWKNMHDPSINLTLKPNSKITLRLEQHVFFLYTNEDAWYRANAVTTVRTLNAAARNASTYVGQESDVTATYAYSKWLNFLVGYSHFWAGDYVRQTSPTRAQDDAEFLYVQTTLKF
- a CDS encoding NirA family protein translates to MKPTLPSLQSQEFSPDQKHYLEGFFAGIKARGMAFADLAPATITETQDADLTREERIKRELHPFDAYSQLVEDATFNKAPDAESVFRYKWNGLFWLNPVKDGYMCRLRIPGGQLKAHQLREVADIADDLTTGYIQITTRSNFQIRMIEPKNCPEVLRRIQSCGLHTRGAGADNIRNITATPTAGLDPYELIDVSPHVHDLAQTIISTREFYDLPRKFNVAIDGGGLISSVEDTNDIGATAVRIGANDLGLKPGVWFRIALGGVTGHQTFARDWGVVVEPRQLLKVMLALMRVFIRDGDRTNRKKARLKYLVEKRGLNGLLDDCEQLLGSKLSRLPVDAACQTKADRPPHPHPHVGVYPQKQEGLYYIGASVPVGQLTSKQVRQIAEIAESYGSGDVRLTVWQNFLLPNIPQAYVDTVCKRLRKLGFDTVQSHLRSGFVACTGNRFCKYSATDTKAHAIELMDYLDKKIKLDQPVNIHFTGCPHSCAQHYMGDIGLLGAKVKNRSGETVEGYHVCLGGGFGANQKIGRQIFTGIPFDELKDLIEKILRVWLSQRLEAESFQAFCNRHDIGKLQELFTNT
- a CDS encoding flavodoxin domain-containing protein, whose product is MGAIPFIPENAPFTPEQRAWLNGFLAAWLAVPETGPVSAGPPAASGVSLLVLYGSQSGNAEALAKKIGKLARARQYNARVASMESASPADLATEQQVLVVTSTWGEGEMPDNAKAFWHGLSNGSSPNLQNVRYAVLALGDKNYGDTFCLAGRQFDERLEKLGASRIHPRIDCDVDFENPAETWINEVLAKFENAAGSPAIEISNGMAEVENVNAETSIGRKNSFSAPLLANLKLNAEGSAKDVRHIEFSLENSGLYYEVGDALGVYPVNCPDFVSEILDTAGLNGEEEIELENMGRISLHTALLEHLELRPFLSALPSAKTTAAVLVEKLRPLQPRLYSISSSPKAHPGQVHLTVGAVRFEQEGKSRKGACSTFLADRLPVGNSARVFVQTSHGFRLPADGNIPVIMVGPGTGIAPFRAFLEERSATGATGKNWLFFGDQKSATDFLYREQLEGHVKSGYLHRLDIAFSRDQADKIYVQDRMRERARELWDWLQQGAHFYVCGDAKRMAKDVDSMLCQIAREQGGLSEENATDFIAVLKKEKRYQRDVY
- a CDS encoding four helix bundle protein; this translates as MSRPMDHEKLEVYRKALDFIAWVADLMTEVEGKAAVKDQLDRASTSVVLNIAEGNGKWSSRDRGRFLQIAAGSATECSACLDVLVAKRLAHMERVESGKKMLCDIAAMLVGLIQWNATRVREDSLQYGERREIE